A stretch of DNA from Leopardus geoffroyi isolate Oge1 chromosome B3, O.geoffroyi_Oge1_pat1.0, whole genome shotgun sequence:
TGCCGCAGCAGGTGGCCAATGCAGGAGGCGtgcgttttgtttttaaatgaattgaaacaaaaacaaaaagaacaaaacccattagaaaataaaacaagaaagactCAATACGAAAAATCATAACAAATAGGATTGGTTTCTCAGTAAATCATGTTACACCCTGAATACAACCACAGAAGGCCGTCTCCTGGGTAGGTAATAGAATAGCTTTCCTTTCTATAGCTATATTTTAATTCCACTGAAGTAGTCAGCCATCTGCAATTCTCAACAGTGGAAAAAATTCCCAAGGGCAGTGTTTTGGAAGAACAATTTGTGACTCTGTAATCCTTATCTGGCTCCGCCTTCAAGCCACTGACTTCCTGACCAAACCAGACCACTGGGATGTCGGTTTCTTAGTGTCCTGTGAGCTACTCCTTTGGTCTTCTCACTAAGCTACCCTGTTACTGGCCCACGAGGTTTGAAAAGCGAGGACAGCCACACGTTTATGGTGGGGCTCTTGCCAAGTCTGCAATTTAGTTTTTGTAGTGATGAAGGTTTCACACTTTGCTGCACTTTGGCAGACTGTTTTACAACCACCTgtcattctctcttctccactaGCTTGGATGCCTTCGCCAGCCCCTTCTGCCTTTCTTGTATATTCTATgcattctcctttctttccttttcatagcTGACCCTTCACGAGCCTCAGAGTTCAACATTTAGGATTTCCGTGAGACAAAGGCAGGTGTTACTAGAACAAAAACCTAAATATCTTAGGGGAGAAAGGCTTGAACATAATCTCAAAAAACAATGTCCTattacccccacccccctttcagAATATAGAGCATTTACCAAGATATTAAGGACTTAAAACCACAAGGACCCAACTGTTACATTGAATTCACACTTGAAGACGAGTTGTGTCTAAAAACGAATCCATGCCACTCTGACAATTAGGAGGCATCAATAAGCAGAGAATACACTAAGTCATTCTCACCTAACGACAACAAATAAACCTGCCCCACTTCTGCACAGTGTGAAGGAAAGCTGGATGGCATCTGCCCTTACAAAGAGACGTGCCTCATCTGGTGGCTAACAGTCATCTGGAGAGCAGAGGACTCAGGTCCAAGAGTTTAAGAGCCACAGAATGGAAACCCCAAAGGACAGGCAGGAAGAATGTGCAAGAGCAAAGAAGTATATCCAGGAGGATGCACTGGGATTGGCGAAGTGTTCCGCCAGGTCAGTTTTCAACCATAAggactaaattaaaaacaaaacttaagatCTTACCTTCTAAGTCATCAATGCTTTTCTCCAATTTAGTTACTGACCTCTCCGCAAACTCAGCCCGAGTCTCAGCCTGTAACGATTCCATTTATTTTAGTCAAAATCGGGAGGTTTTACATTTCTAGGAGCTACAAATACAGGGAAAACTAGAGAATCAAAATCAAGCACAGCACCCATAAAACGGGTCTGAACACTTCAGTCAGTCGCTAGCACAGCGCACTAACTCCAACACCACCTTTGAATATTCCTGACTTGGATCACCATACTTTTGAAATGAAGAAGCCCTGACCAGCTTTATACAAATGGACTCATTTAAAATCCAGTTGGCTTCATCTAAAACACTCATAGTATTACCTCCTTCAGCTTGTCAGAAAGGACCTTGATCTCTTCCTCATATTTGTCTTCCTTCTGCGAGTACTGTAATTAGAAAGAGCGTTCCAGATGTCAGGCTACAGCTCACTCTATACTCAGGTCTTCTAATACAAAGAAAGCACCAGCCCAGCCAACAGATGTTGAGGATCCCTTAGGAGGTAACGGAGCCTCTGGTATCAAATGGCACACTACAATACATTCTCTGTTTTCTTGCCTATTGTTTTACATGGGATAAGAACAAGATAACTTAGCCATGTGGCACTTGGTTTAAATTGAATTGTTATAGACGAGTCACATACTCAACATAAAAGATGTTctctattaaaaaagagaatctgTTATCCAATAACCATCAGGAAATCACCtcaaaatcatgccatttgctaAACAATATGATTTCGTCAGCAGGGCCTCAGAAGAGACAAAGGATGGGTCTTTCGAGCAGCTCTTAAAAGATGCTTCTCCCCCACACCATGCTCCTGGCCTACCTTCTCAGCCTGAGCCTCCAGTGACTTCAAGTTGTTCGTCACAGTTTTCAATTCTTCTTCAAGCTCGGCACATTTGCTAATGTTTTCGATCAGAGGCAGAAAGGGTGGGAGACAAGcccaaggaaggaggagagaaaaaggagagggatgggaaaaaatgaaaaccgAGTCCCAGAGAACAAAGGGCTGCCTTAAAGTAGCCAAATCATCAGGTATTAAGGAACTCAATTGTGCCGAGGACACTGCCTCCTTAAATTTGCACCAGCAAAAAGGCAGGGTGACAAAAATCCAGTAATTTTGGAGTATGCTAATTTGGCTTCTTTTTGGCTGCACCAAAGAGCATTTTGAAGGAAAATCAAAGGAGTTTAAAGGACCCAAAGAAAGCACTTAAAGCAAGACAGAAGACAGCAGAGGGTGTCGTTATACCGAACGAACCAGTAGACACTGGAAGCTGAAAGGCGTCTGGGTTGCAGTTAAACCTAAAACCACACATGAGCCATCAGTACCTTATCCTCTGCAGCCATTAATGCTTTCAAGGTCTGATCCATTATTCTTAATTGTTCTTCCAGCTGTCGAACTTGGCTGTTAGTGGACACAGGAAATGCACAAGGCCATTCTCAAAATCAGTGTGCAGGTAAGGCATGCAGTGATACACGCATTCATACAGACACCCCACACAAGTCCTCCGTGTTCCGTACTCGCAGCTCATCCATGTCAGATGAGCACAGGAGGAGCCCGGAGCTGAAACAGGTCAATGTGCAGCTGCCAGAAGGTCATGCTGTTTAGTCACTGCTCTGTAGCACCCCACACACAGCAGACCGGCACCAGGCCCGCTTACCTTTCTGAGAGCTCAGCCCGCTCCTCCGCACGTTCCAGGTCACTCTCAATGATGACCAGCTTACGGGCCACCTGTAGCAGgacaaacacaacacacacacacacacacataccatggGGCCAGCAAGCTTTGAGTATGGGGGCAGGACACAGAGGTGGGTACTGGCCCCACCGGCCCCTACAAGTTCTTATCGACAAATGAGATGACCCTCTTTCCCGTGGATGGGAGAGAAGCAACTCGCTACCCGGAGGGCCAGGGCAGAGCAGACCAGAGGCTTCTGCTCACAAAGACTCAGAGTCTCTCGTTTGGGGGAGGCAGTCTGATTTTAAGTCTGACTCAGGTGAAGTCCATTTAATTACAGGGCAGCCAGCCCAAgtgtggaggaagggggagagaggaaattcACCATCTTGAAAATAGCAGAATGGTGAGACAAGATGCATCCAGCAAGGTGGGGGCTGCCAAAAACCACTGAAAATAATCCTGAGAACTCTATCAATTTAGAGCTCTGTACCTCAACCTCCTCTTTGTGGAGGAGGTTAAAAATGACAACAGGATACCAAGAGAAGCTAACTTGAGATGAGCTGGTAAGATGACTAATGGAGTCAACTCTGTATTTAGCAGAGGAAAGGACCTGAGAGCTTCAAAGGGATCCTTTGAAGCATTTCAAAAGTAGCAGGCATAGTGTAACCTggaagtaataatagtaataacgaTGGTGgtaaataacaataatagaaaaaaggaGTGTCAATGCCATTTCAAGACAGCCGTGACACATTAAGATAAAACTAAAGCAACAGTCATGTTAGCTCTGTTATCACAGGAAGTTGTTCTCATGGAGACATGACCAGAAGCTGATTCACCTGTGAGCCTATCTTGATAACAGGATTCTACCACCTTGACAAGAGAGGACACATTGAAAAGGGCCTCTTGAATCTACGCGGACTTTAGTGCATGGACTGTGTCCCTATGCTGCCTGAACTGGATCATGTTAGGTGAATCACACCAGGAAGAGCCGCCTGCACGGTGACAGTACGAGAGGTTCTTTCCACAAGTGAGGCCCAACTCTCCTCTCTCCTGGCCAAAGGTCTTTTGTCCTTGTCTGGGGGCTGCACAGCTGGGATATCACAGGGGAAGCTTTGGTCTTTCTCAGCGCTACGGCCTGGCTTCATGATAAAGACTGGGATGCCTTAGCAGGATCAAATAAGAACTGTTTTCTGGAGACAAAGGGAATCTGCTTCTCAAAACCACCCATTTCCACCAAGGAAGCAGATCGTTTCACTGAAGAACGCAAGGCTGTAAGCACTGCTTCCTGGCCCCCACCAAGGCCAATGCAGGGGAGTCTGTGAGGCTTTGGGCCCCAAGATCTGACCTCTTCATACTTGCGGTCGGCATCTTCAGCAATGTGCTTGGCCTCTTTCAGTTGGATCTCctgaatttccattttctcctcatccttTTGGGCTCGACTTTCAATGACTTTCATGCCTCTGAAAAGGAAGACAAGCAGAAGACCCAAGGTTTAGAGGAGACCTCCGTGAACCCACACTGCGCTGCACTGGTCCGTGAGGCTTGGTGTAACCGGCAGACCAAAAGAGAGCACAGGgctgcttttattttccaaaccACGAAGCAAGAGTTTCCAgagctgaaggaagaaaaagacatacaCTTCTCTGTTTATTGTGAACGAAAGCTCACACTTTCGATACTGGTGAAGCTATCCAGGGAGCTAATGTCAAATGAAAGGTACCACGTCAGGATCCTGCTTGAAACTGGGAGGCATGGAAACAGGAAAAGCCAACATGCTTTACTTGCTATATAAATAATGAGATTTCTTCCTAGttagaacaaaaacaaatctgtCTTCGCGTACTTCTTCCTACAAAGAAGGAAGCTGTTCTCACCCCATCAGTCACAAACGTAAACATTAGACCGAACCATGTGACGCTGCGGACACTTGACTATGTCAGACCTACAAAAATGACAACTTCATATGGGTCAACCTAATACTTTAGATGAAAAACTGTGAGTTTTGCCTTTAAGAGAATTCTTACATAATAGAGGTGTTGACAGAGAGATTGATGCCATCGTCTGTGCTGTCTCTGGATCTCATGGTGTTAAGTTTTCGAAAATGTAAATTGTTGTGGGATGTATTACAGTTTTATGGaataagtcattttaaaatgggattcattaaaaaaataaaaataaaataaaataaaataaaatgggattcGTTTACCAAAATCTAAGTAGGCAGTTCAGATGATGAAGTACTACAGTATGTATCAGAAGACTAAAATTCTTGGCTTGTCTATAAATTCGCCGGGAGACTTTGGGCAGGCCACATCAACTTCTGAGCCCTCgtcttctcatttgtaaaaagagGGGAGTGGGGTAAGTGATCTCTGAATTCCTTTTTTCCCTACAAAGTCTAACATTGCCAGATTGCCTTTTACGTTTACTGGCAAGTATATTTTAGGAAGAATCAGCCACAAAACCACTGGCATGTGTGCACGGTAAAAGATGATGAGTCATCTTAAGGAATTCCAAAACTCTTGGTTAGGGAAGAAACAATAAGCAGCAGTGAATAAGGAGCTGGAAACTTCAACTTAAATGCTTCTTTAATCTTCAAGGCTGAAATCACTCTTTACCCATGGTGGCAGGGTGCTCACTTCTATCGGAATGAGTGGACAGAAACTCACTTCTATcggagaaggagaaatggaaagaatgacGGATTGCCTTCACCTGCCCAGGCCACAGCACCGATGCACACTCCCAGTGTTCTGAGCCACCACATTACTCTGTCATGCTTCCAAGCAGGAGAACTCTCCAGTTCAGTCTTTCCTGGAACGCTTCTATGCAATATGAATACATTAACTTGAGCAGCTGAACAACTTCTAGAATACACGGAGTTGTGCTGGGCTATATGGCCATGGTATTCCTTTACTACCACAAAACTGAATCTTGGAGTAATAATCAGGTGGAGCCAGGTTACAGGGAGTGGGTTCTGAATACACGAGTATCCGACTATATTTACATGTGCACCAGTATCTTACCAACATTACTAAGTCCAAAACAATTTACTTTTGCAgataatatttctgttttatctgTGCTTCCTCTTCCACCAATTTGCTGGGTTACCTGACAACTGATAGTCCATGGTTCATTTATCTGGGCCCAGTCTCCTTGGcgtattttaaataaagtttatcttTTGGAAATGTCTAACTGCTCTGCGGTCAGCAAGAATGAAAGAACCAATAGGCATCCCTAGAATTTCTCATTTAAAGGTCCATCTCCCTCTCTGGACGATGAGCTCTATGAAGGCAGGAATAGGagctctttcttctttgtaacCTTGGGATTTCAAACGGTGCTTTGTACACAGGGGCTCCACTTACGTTAAAGGAACAAACCTAGTAAAGTTATACCTGGGATCAACTGAGGAGACGATCCCACCAAGGCACTGTAAAATTGTGAAGCCCCAAAGATCAGAGAAGCCCTCCTGTTCCACCTGGAGGAGAAGCCTGTGCAGAAAGGTGGGCTGGGAGAGGCACCCTCACCTCTCACTCTCATCTGCTGCCTTCTcggcctcctccagcttctgcaaAGCTGTTGCCAGTCGCTCCTGGGCACGATCCAACTCTTCCTCAACCAGCTGGATGCGTCTGTTCAGAGAAGCTACATCGGCTTCAGCCTAGGCAGAGACAGTGAAAGGCATTTCAGActgggagagaaagtgagggcACTGCCTACAGGAAGTGGCTGAGTCAGAAACACCGATTTCTGACAGGAAGCCTGGCCGTGTGGTGAGCTACCTCTAAGTGCATTACACACCCTGGTCAAGTCCAGAGTTCTCGAAGACACTGCTACATTGATTTATATAGTGAACGTCCACACTCGCGTGTGTTATGTCCACACGCACCATTCTCAGTGGAGAGAGGGACTGTTACCAAGTGCTCTTTCACTTGGTTCCTTTCTTCCACAGAACTCCACAGTGGGTCCCCCTGACTGCTAAAGGGGCGCTTCATTATGGCCACCTCACTCACGGGGGCTCAAGCACTGGGCAGAGACAAGACCTACCCAGGCTCCGCCACATAGGACAAGAGCAGTCCAGCCGGAAACCAGACTCAGGAGTCTGCATTCTCCTTCCTCCTGGCTACTTTCTCAAAGGAGTCTTAAAAGGaactaaagtatttaaaaagtcagCCGTTCTAAAATATATGCCATACAGACAcaaccgcccctcccccactcccatttcAGTAACCCCTTTAGGAGAACTCGGTCATATGCTGGAACAGGGCCAAGACAAATTTCCCAAGTGTTCTTGAGATAAGCTTACTGGCATTTCTTGCAAGGTTGTTACAAGAAAAGTTTCAAACTCCTTAGGAGAAAGCGGTAcagatactatttttatttagtatCTGTATCTAAATTAAGATGTTACTTTTCGGGGGATGCAATGATTAGCTGCTATCATAAGCACTTTTTACTGTGAGCCTCAGAACACTTGCAAGTCTATGATGATCCATTACATACACTTGCACTGGTGTTTGTTTCAATATTACGCCTGGAAGTCAAAGAGAGAACTTACTAATCAGGtaccatttcctcatctgcagccACTGTGAATGTGTGCTTATCATGGGGTGAGAAGGTTTTCAGGACACCACTTTAGAGTTTTCTAAAAATTACCATACATACTTAAGGCATGCCAGTTCTATCCATATTTCTGTGTGCTTTACTCAGTTGGAAGCTTCCTACATGTAAGGAATCATAGTTCTCTGCACAGAAAGAATATGGGCTCAGTAAATGTctactgaataaaataaataagactgacGTAATTTAAACAAAAGCAACTTTCTTAGCTCATGGACTCCTGATGTACACAGTCTAAAAGGCACATGTAGTGAGAGACTGTGATTATGGCCTTGAATGAAATGAATACGAGAATGTTCAGCTCTTTGCTCCTCTggatttgtaaaattttaaatgccaagtTTTGTCTGGGAAAGAGAAGTTATTAGGGCATCTCCAACCACGGTGAAGGACtctttataaaaaattcaaatacactTTTATCTCGACAAAAATTAACTATGTAGTAGTAACAGGCTAACGGAGACAGGGAATAGGAGAAATGGGAAATGGCTCTGAGGAGGACAATTTGCATCCATATAGGCCCACAAAGTAAATCCTTAGGGGTGCACAGCTAGTAATGGGTTCTGCTAAGTCTGACCGGCCAATGagtatgttttttttctagagGAGGAGTGAGAGTAATAGGGACAATGCATTTCTTACATAAAAGGAACTGTCGTTCTAGccctatttcttaaaaattggaAGGAACTATATATTAAGGTCAGGTCAGCTTTGTTcgttttgtattttccatttctaacacAATTCTATTCCTTTTATGAATGGggcatggtggtgggggggttgTCAGGAAACAAGCAACTCCgaaagctgaaaacaaaaacgaagagcaaaaacaaaaataccttagTAGAATGTCTAGGTCATACACTTGAAAGTATTCCTCACCTTTCGTTATTATTTTGAACATGAAGGCAAGTATCTTCGTTACAGGTGCTATGGCCAGAGAAATGTCAACAcgattttcaaaatgttttcttgtagCCACCACACTATAAGGTTCTGCTCTGTGTTTCACCTGGGCCCCAACCCTGAGGACTTTGTACTCACAGAAAGAACAGGGTTTATGCTCTGGGGAAAGGACCTGCCGGGTGGCAGGGCAGTCTAGGTCCCCAGCTTGTCATGTGGCCAGGGCATGGAGAGTAAGGAGACCATGCCCCCATGCTCATTCCTGCCTCTGTACACAAGATCTCCCTGCCTAAGCGGCCCCCGTCAATCTGTAGCTTCCTTCTTATTGCCCCTCACTCTAACCACTCATTCCTTTAGCTCTGGACCCTGATACGTAAATGTCACTAACTCTTTCCTAGGAGCGTGTCGTAGAACCTTCGACTTCTTGGCACTATATAGGGCCTCATACAGGGCCCCCAAGCAACAACTGGGAACGGAGGTCTATTCTAGGAGCCAGGACCGTGCACACAGCAGACCTGTGGCTGGTTCACAAAATGGGGTCTCAACTGTTTATCTGGAAGAGTCTCTAGGCATCATCCAGCAGTTCCCACAACTGGCTGTCAGAATCCCCTAGAAGAGGCGTATTAATAATGCAAACTTCCAGGCCCCAtctccagaaattctgattcaggaggtcagAGGGGAGGGCAGACATCTGCAACATAAATACGCAACCTGTTCCATCCCTCCACCTTCCCGGCCCCACCATCCAAAGAAGCTGGCAAATGCTGTGGGAACCACTCTTCCAGCTCTCCTttcaaaagaaaggagagagggagcttTGACCCACAGTGCTGATCCTGCTCGGGCCATACAGACATCAGTGGGAGACAAGACTAAAACCCCAGGTGCCTGGGTCCTCGTGTGTGGGCTCGGCCACTTCTCATGGCCTCCAGGGATCTCACAGCAGCCCTGGAATTGGTGGTTCTTACCTCTTACCTTCTCTCTTCCTATGTTAGAGTGGCAAGTCCCCTATAGCCTCTCTCAACACAACTCCCCATGTGACAGAGAGGCTTTGATGACAGGCCTAGGAGAACAGTTACTGTACTGCATAGCATCCACTAAACAAGCCCTCTCCGTCCCTTCAGAGATAAGGTATGGTATTCCACTGAAAACTTCACCAAGTAGCACTCATGGGTGACACCTCACAGGTAGACACAGAGCATCTGCCCTCAAGCTGGGAAGCCAACACCCGCTGCCCCTGAGCTTTCACAGCAGCACGGGCAAAGGTGCTTGTAGGCTACAGCTGGGACCTGGGAGCAGTGTCTGGGGTACGTCTGCACGTAAGCTTTCCCTGGGAAAAACCTGGACTCCCACTGGCTTCTCAGGCCGTTCCACACTGGGATGGCCGCAATTTTGTTTCGGTCCCTGCAACTCAAGTTTAAGTCCATAAATTAATTAAGGAAACTTCTTACTCTTATTTTTacttgtgggtgtgtgtgtgtgtgtgtgtgtgtgtgtgtgtgtgtgtatgagagagagagacagagagagagagagagaatatgaatgattgaatgaatatatgtgtgtgcttTGGATTACGCTCTGTTCAAAAGGCCTCTAGCTCTTACCTTCACTAGCCTTTTATTTCTGGTATGTGTTTTCTAAGTTCTGAAGTTTATTTAGGTATTCTCTAAGGTTCCTTCATCACAGAACCTGGGTAGTCTACTTAAGATTTAACCTTCGGTTACCTCTGCCAGTACAAGTCCCCAGCCACATGAGtatgtgttatttaaaaagcacatataAACAACAAGGAGTGTGGGAAGGGTCAAGACTCCAGACGCAAATCATTTCCAGGCATGGAAATCACCCTTAGTGCGCTGGGTTGGCTTCTTCTAAAAATGTGTTGATAACTGctggtggagtctttcagtttGGGATGCTAGTTTCTTTTACTTGAAAAGTGCTATTGTGTCCCAACATGTAATGAGCTACTCAGAAAAGAGACTGCTATATTAGTAAAGGCTACCAATTATCTTCCTGCAGATCTGTTGTTAAACAGCCAGCAGGCACTTTGCAGTTGGGCCTGGCCTGTCCCTGCACCCAACCCAAAGGTACCAGCTACCTACACGGAAAACAAGGGTAGGCACACCGCTCTCCCAACCTCAACAAGGTACTATACAGAATCAAGGGTAGCAGGGCCACTTCAACACAGCAAACTATTACTCCAAATCAGATTTGACAGCAAACTTTTATGATGCCTACATTTTCATGAAATCCAGATGCTTTGGCCAatataactctctctctctctatatatatatagcaatggtttttactttgaaaaagtatTCTAGTTAAAACAGTCAAGAAAATAGCAACTAGGAGAGTAACATTATACCCCAAAAAATGATCCTCTGGAATATGTTTTCAAAGTCCTGCCTGAACCAGAGGGGAACATGGGATGACCAAAGGTCAGgcatttttatttcatgcaaACTGTAGTTATACGGCGAAGGTTTCACCCAACTTGCTGTGTTAAGACCAAGTGACTACAGCCAAGTTAAACTTCTGCCCTTATATggtaaggaaaggggaaaaaaccacTGATGACATTAAGGGGCACTCCCATGGATAATAGATAAACACAACCTCCTCTATCTGTGCCAAGGCCTATAATTTATGAGGCATATTTGTATAATGAGGGAGAACGGACATGAACAGGGCATTGTAGTGCCCTTGCCTTGCCTACATATGAAGACAGAAATCATGAGCGTATATTCCAGTCATTGCCAGCCTGGGGTTGCCAATGTGAACACAAAGCGCACTCTTTTGAGTTTCCTGGTCTCAGAGCTATTTACCAACTTgaaagtgggagagggcaggggattTCTGTTAATTGGTTATTTCCcatgatttaataaaattactaGCTGAGAACCTATAGGATACATCTTTAAGTCTCGTTGTTTGCTGGATACCACccagaaaggaggaaagactgGCTCCTTCTTGCTACTCTTTCCTTTGGTaataacaaaaaacacacaaaaccctAGTGTGTCACAAGACCTAGAGTCAATCATTATATCAAGCAAAGTATCCTCATTCCAACATTTTGAAGGGCCCACACACCTTGGAAAAACAAACCAGTAGGAAATAAGGGATAACCAAGTTTTCCAAGGTAGTGCTAGCCTAAGAGGGGCAATTAACTACAGTACGTCTGAACTTTTCAGAATCAGAATTTAGGGCCAACTCTCCAGTCAAGTATTTCTTGCAGCGGCTCATGATTTTGTCACTAAACCTGTATCCTTGTGGCTAAGAGAAACTGACTGCTAGCTTAACTCACAGCTATGTCTGACAACTACCAAGAGACCACCTTAAATTAACTCCCTCTAAATTACAGTTGCAGAAGTTAGGAACAACTCTCAATCTGCAATGGTCTCTTCTGACTCAGTCCTCAAACTGCTATCTTAAAaggttctggggtgcctgggtggctcagtcaattaggcacccgact
This window harbors:
- the TPM1 gene encoding tropomyosin alpha-1 chain isoform X10, whose translation is MDAIKKKMQMLKLDKENALDRAEQAEADKKAAEDRSKQLEDDIAAKEKLLRASEDERDRVLEELHKAEDSLLAADEAAAKAEADVASLNRRIQLVEEELDRAQERLATALQKLEEAEKAADESERGMKVIESRAQKDEEKMEIQEIQLKEAKHIAEDADRKYEEVARKLVIIESDLERAEERAELSESKCAELEEELKTVTNNLKSLEAQAEKYSQKEDKYEEEIKVLSDKLKEAETRAEFAERSVTKLEKSIDDLEEKVAHAKEENLSMHQMLDQTLLELNNM
- the TPM1 gene encoding tropomyosin alpha-1 chain isoform X26 gives rise to the protein MDAIKKKMQMLKLDKENALDRAEQAEADKKAAEDRSKQLEDDIAAKEKLLRASEDERDRVLEELHKAEDSLLAADEAAAKLEDELVSLQKKLKGTEDELDKYSEALKDAQEKLELAEKKATDAEADVASLNRRIQLVEEELDRAQERLATALQKLEEAEKAADESERGMKVIESRAQKDEEKMEIQEIQLKEAKHIAEDADRKYEEVARKLVIIESDLERAEERAELSESKCAELEEELKTVTNNLKSLEAQAEKYSQKEDKYEEEIKVLSDKLKEAETRAEFAERSVTKLEKSIDDLEEKVAHAKEENLSMHQMLDQTLLELNNM
- the TPM1 gene encoding tropomyosin alpha-1 chain isoform X22; protein product: MAGSSSLEAVRRKIRSLQEQADAAEERAGSLQRELDYERKLRETAEADVASLNRRIQLVEEELDRAQERLATALQKLEEAEKAADESERGMKVIESRAQKDEEKMEIQEIQLKEAKHIAEDADRKYEEVARKLVIIESDLERAEERAELSESKCAELEEELKTVTNNLKSLEAQAEKYSQKEDKYEEEIKVLSDKLKEAETRAEFAERSVTKLEKSIDDLEEKVAHAKEENLSMHQMLDQTLLELNNM
- the TPM1 gene encoding tropomyosin alpha-1 chain isoform X6, translated to MDAIKKKMQMLKLDKENALDRAEQAEADKKAAEDRSKQLEDELVSLQKKLKGTEDELDKYSEALKDAQEKLELAEKKATDAEADVASLNRRIQLVEEELDRAQERLATALQKLEEAEKAADESERGMKVIESRAQKDEEKMEIQEIQLKEAKHIAEDADRKYEEVARKLVIIESDLERAEERAELSESKCAELEEELKTVTNNLKSLEAQAEKYSQKEDKYEEEIKVLSDKLKEAETRAEFAERSVTKLEKSIDDLEDELYAQKLKYKAISEELDHALNDMTSI
- the TPM1 gene encoding tropomyosin alpha-1 chain isoform X8 — protein: MDAIKKKMQMLKLDKENALDRAEQAEADKKAAEDRSKQLEDDIAAKEKLLRASEDERDRVLEELHKAEDSLLAADEAAAKAEADVASLNRRIQLVEEELDRAQERLATALQKLEEAEKAADESERGMKVIESRAQKDEEKMEIQEIQLKEAKHIAEDADRKYEEVARKLVIIESDLERAEERAELSESKCAELEEELKTVTNNLKSLEAQAEKYSQKEDKYEEEIKVLSDKLKEAETRAEFAERSVTKLEKSIDDLEDELYAQKLKYKAISEELDHALNDMTSI
- the TPM1 gene encoding tropomyosin alpha-1 chain isoform X18 → MAGSSSLEAVRRKIRSLQEQADAAEERAGSLQRELDYERKLRETAEADVASLNRRIQLVEEELDRAQERLATALQKLEEAEKAADESERGMKVIESRAQKDEEKMEIQEIQLKEAKHIAEDADRKYEEVARKLVIIESDLERAEERAELSESKCAELEEELKTVTNNLKSLEAQAEKYSQKEDKYEEEIKVLSDKLKEAETRAEFAERSVTKLEKSIDDLEDKFLCFTSPETPSSSWLSHLSELCGLSVLHLTWLILLASCLRARHTAFHCTEAPHFSVK
- the TPM1 gene encoding tropomyosin alpha-1 chain isoform X13 gives rise to the protein MDAIKKKMQMLKLDKENALDRAEQAEADKKAAEDRSKQLEDELVSLQKKLKGTEDELDKYSEALKDAQEKLELAEKKATDAEADVASLNRRIQLVEEELDRAQERLATALQKLEEAEKAADESERGMKVIESRAQKDEEKMEIQEIQLKEAKHIAEDADRKYEEVARKLVIIESDLERAEERAELSESKCAELEEELKTVTNNLKSLEAQAEKYSQKEDKYEEEIKVLSDKLKEAETRAEFAERSVTKLEKSIDDLEDELYAQKLKYKAISEELDHALNDMTSM
- the TPM1 gene encoding tropomyosin alpha-1 chain isoform X4, whose protein sequence is MDAIKKKMQMLKLDKENALDRAEQAEADKKAAEDRSKQLEDELVSLQKKLKGTEDELDKYSEALKDAQEKLELAEKKATDAEADVASLNRRIQLVEEELDRAQERLATALQKLEEAEKAADESERGMKVIESRAQKDEEKMEIQEIQLKEAKHIAEDADRKYEEVARKLVIIESDLERAEERAELSESQVRQLEEQLRIMDQTLKALMAAEDKYSQKEDKYEEEIKVLSDKLKEAETRAEFAERSVTKLEKSIDDLEDKFLCFTSPETPSSSWLSHLSELCGLSVLHLTWLILLASCLRARHTAFHCTEAPHFSVK
- the TPM1 gene encoding tropomyosin alpha-1 chain isoform X1 — protein: MAGSSSLEAVRRKIRSLQEQADAAEERAGSLQRELDYERKLRETAEADVASLNRRIQLVEEELDRAQERLATALQKLEEAEKAADESERGMKVIESRAQKDEEKMEIQEIQLKEAKHIAEDADRKYEEVARKLVIIESDLERAEERAELSESKCAELEEELKTVTNNLKSLEAQAEKYSQKEDKYEEEIKVLSDKLKEAETRAEFAERSVTKLEKSIDDLEDQLYQQLEQNRRLTNQLKLALNED
- the TPM1 gene encoding tropomyosin alpha-1 chain isoform X17; this encodes MDAIKKKMQMLKLDKENALDRAEQAEADKKAAEDRSKQLEDELVSLQKKLKGTEDELDKYSEALKDAQEKLELAEKKATDAEADVASLNRRIQLVEEELDRAQERLATALQKLEEAEKAADESERGMKVIESRAQKDEEKMEIQEIQLKEAKHIAEDADRKYEEVARKLVIIESDLERAEERAELSESKCAELEEELKTVTNNLKSLEAQAEKYSQKEDKYEEEIKVLSDKLKEAETRAEFAERSVTKLEKSIDDLEDQLYQQLEQNRRLTNQLKLALNED
- the TPM1 gene encoding tropomyosin alpha-1 chain isoform X14, yielding MDAIKKKMQMLKLDKENALDRAEQAEADKKAAEDRSKQLEDDIAAKEKLLRASEDERDRVLEELHKAEDSLLAADEAAAKAEADVASLNRRIQLVEEELDRAQERLATALQKLEEAEKAADESERGMKVIESRAQKDEEKMEIQEIQLKEAKHIAEDADRKYEEVARKLVIIESDLERAEERAELSESQVRQLEEQLRIMDQTLKALMAAEDKYSQKEDKYEEEIKVLSDKLKEAETRAEFAERSVTKLEKSIDDLEEKVAHAKEENLSMHQMLDQTLLELNNM